A genomic region of Acipenser ruthenus chromosome 9, fAciRut3.2 maternal haplotype, whole genome shotgun sequence contains the following coding sequences:
- the LOC117405902 gene encoding double-strand break repair protein MRE11 has product MSSENTLDDENTFKILIATDIHLGFMEKDAIRGNDSFVTFDEILKCAKENEVDLLLLGGDLFHDNKPSRRTLHSCMELLRKYCMGDHPIHFEILSDQAVNFGFGKFPWVNYQDENLNISIPVFSVHGNHDDPTGADALCALDILSCAGLVNHFGRSMSIEKIDISPILLQKGSTKIALYGIGSIPDERLYRMFVNKQVTMLRPKEDEDSWFNMFVIHQNRSKHGATNYIPEQFLDDFLDLVVWGHEHECKIAPERNEQQLFYITQPGSSVVTSLSPGEAVKKHVGLLRVKGKKMNLQKIALQTVRQFFIEDLVLGDHTDLFNPDNPKVIQKIEAFCIEKIESMLDIAERERLGNPLQPEKPLIRLRVDYSGGFEPFNALRFSQKFVDRVANPKDIVHFFRHREQKDRKDNEPINFDGLVTRTSSEGTTLRVEDLVKQYFETAEKNVQLSLLTEQGMGKAVQEFVDKEERDAIEELVKFQLEKTQRFLKERHIDAVEDKIDEEVRRFRESKKDTVEEEEDVREALNRAKAHRSQGDGSTSFMDDIDTLEEPNAEDSDDSITPPPSRGRGRARGGQRSTTRGTSRRGRGASGSTESKTSGRGRSHKNPVISPTKNMSIMDAFRTSSQRSTRTSAPKNVAPEIVIDDDSDDDVSFVKPGKVEQRSLSLSSVSSSRRGSQGQSQSSRGVCFDDDDDEDDFDPFKSSGNANRRGRR; this is encoded by the exons AGATGATGAGAACACGTTCAAGATCTTGATAGCAACTGACATTCACCTGGGCTTTATGGAGAAGGATGCCATACGTGGAAACGATTCCTTTGTGACCTTTGAtgagattttaaaatgtgccAAAGAAAATGAA GTTGATTTACTATTACTGGGTGGCGATCTGTTTCACGACAACAAACCCTCTCGACGGACCCTGCACAGTTGCATGGAGCTGCTGAGGAAGTACTGCATGGGAGATCACCCAATACACTTTGAAATCCTCAGTGACCAGGCTGTTAACTTTGGCTTTGGCAA GTTTCCATGGGTGAACTATCAAGATGAAAACCTCAacatctccatcccagtcttcaGTGTTCATGGCAACCATGATGATCCTACTGGG GCGGATGCGCTCTGTGCCCTGGATATCTTGAGCTGCGCTGGCCTGGTCAATCACTTTGGTCGATCCATGTCCATCGAGAAGATTGATATCAGCCCTATCCTGCTGCAGAAAGGAAGCACCAAGATAGCCCTCTATGGTATAG GCTCTATTCCAGATGAGCGTCTGTACCGGATGTTTGTCAATAAACAAGTGACCATGCTCCGACCGAAGGAGGACGAAGACAGCTGGTTCAACATGTTTGTTATTCACCAGAACAG AAGCAAACATGGAGCCACCAATTACATCCCAGAGCAGTTTCTGGATGACTTCCTCGATCTGGTTGTCTGGGGCCACGAGCATGAGTGTAAAATCGCCCCTGAGAGGAATGAGCAGCAGCTTTTCTACATCACTCAGCCAGGCAGCTCTGTTGTAACTTCTCTATCTCCGGGAGAGGCTGTTAAAAA GCACGTTGGGCTGCTACGGGTTAAGGGAAAAAAGATGAACCTGCAGAAGATTGCATTGCAGACTGTGCGTCAGTTCTTTATTGAGGATCTGGTACTTGGGGACCACACAGACCTCTTCAATCCTGACAATCCCAAGGTTATTCAGAAAATTGAGGCTTTTTGCATCGAAAAG ATTGAATCAATGCTGGATATTGCTGAACGAGAGAGACTTGGAAACCCACTGCAGCCAGAGAAGCCATTAATCAGACTGCGG GTTGATTACAGTGGAGGTTTTGAACCATTTAATGCTCTACGCTTCAGTCAGAAGTTTGTCGACCGAGTGGCAAACCCCAAGGATATTGTTCACTTTTTCAGACACAGAGAGCAAAAGGACAGAAAAG ataatGAACCCATCAACTTTGACGGGCTGGTGACCAGGACATCCTCTGAAGGAACGACTTTGAGAGTGGAGGATCTAGTGAAGCAGTATTTTGAGACGGCTGAAAAA AATGTCCAGCTGTCTCTGCTGACCGAGCAGGGAATGGGAAAGGCGGTCCAGGAGTTTGTGGATAAGGAGGAACGGGACGCCATCGAGGAGCTGGTGAAGTTTCAGCTGGAGAAAACCCAGCGCTTTCTGAAGGAGCGCCACATCGACGCCGTGGAGGACAAGATCGACGAGGAG gTTCGACGTTTCCGAGAGTCAAAGAAGGACACTGTCGAAGAGGAGGAAGATGTCAGAGAG GCTTTAAACAGGGCGAAAGCCCACCGGTCTCAGGGAGATGGGTCCACCTCCTTCATGGATGACATTGATACCTTGGAGGAGCCCAATGCTGAGGACTCGGATGACAGCATCACCCCCCCACCAAGTCGAGGGAGGGGACGGGCCCGAGGAGGTCAGAGGTCAACAACCAGAGGAACGTCAAGACGAGGGCGAG GAGCTTCTGGCTCAACTGAATCAAAGACCTCTGGGAGAGGACGGTCTCACAAGAACCCGGTCATCAGCCCGACAAAGAACATGTCCATCATGGACG CCTTCAGAACTAGCAGCCAGAGGTCTACCAGGACATCAGCTCCCAAAAACGTTGCTCCCGAG ATTGTAATCGATGATGACTCTGATGATGATGTATCGTTTGTAAAACCTGGGAAAGTCGAACAAAG gTCTTTAAGTCTGTCGTCTGTATCCTCAAGTAGAAGAGGCTCTCAGGGTCAGAGCCAGTCATCGAGAGGGGTGTGCtttgatgatgacgatgatgag GACGATTTTGACCCCTTTAAAAGCTCTGGCAATGCCAACAGACGAGGTCGGCGTTAG
- the LOC117972785 gene encoding G-protein coupled receptor 83-like isoform X1, translating into MMTRHMWLFLTYLASTFQKSEGLFNDTFFKGTYEAANNWSRSFTLDNNTLADWQILLGKRKYEAESQNPTIKALLIVAYSFIIVISLFGNILVCHVVIKNKRMHSATSLFIVNLAIADILITILNTPFTLVRFVNSTWVFGKSMCHISRFVQYCSLHVSTLTLTAIALDRHQVILHPLKPRMSTARGVACIAFIWIMASCFSLPHAIYQKLFTFSYSSKDTIRSLCVHDFPDPADLYWKYIDLATLILLYVLPLLIISVAYTTVAKRLWRRNTIGDVTTEQYFAHKRKKKTTIKMLMMVVVVFAVCWFPLNCYVVLISSQTIRSSHALYFTFHWFAMSSTCYNPFIYCWLNEKFRSELKYLMNICKKKQRVEEHMLPSTDPGHRTAWSESNRNYTRAKASQSLRSTSNIQSGKTDISAVEPIVAVT; encoded by the exons ATGATGACCCGGCACATGTGGCTGTTCCTGACATATTTGGCTTCTACTTTCCAAAAATCGGAGGGTCTTTTTAACGACACTTTCTTTAAAGGGACTTATGAAGCCGCAAACAATTGGTCCAGATCCTTTACTTTAGACAATAATACGCTAGCTGACTGGCAAATTTTGTTAGGCAAAAGAAAATATGAAGCGGAGTCACAAAACCCCACAATTAAAGCCCTGCTAATTGTTGCATATTCCTTCATTATTGTGATATCTCTTTTTGGAAATATCCTTGTTTGCCATGTCGTGATAAAGAACAAAAGGATGCATTCTGCCACTAGTTTATTCATTGTGAATCTTGCTATAGCGGATATATTAATAACGATTTTGAATACCCCCTTTACTTTG GTTCGTTTTGTGAACAGTACCTGGGTGTTTGGAAAGAGTATGTGTCACATCAGTAGGTTTGTCCAGTATTGCTCACTGCATGTCTCTACACTGACACTGACTGCGATCGCTTTGGATAGACATCAG GTAATTTTGCACCCTTTAAAGCCCAGAATGTCAACTGCGCGGGGAGTGGCCTGCATCGCTTTCATCTGGATCATGGCCAGTTGTTTTTCCTTGCCGCATGCCATTTATCAAAAGCTGTTCACGTTTTCCTACAG CAGCAAGGATACCATCCGAAGCCTATGTGTCCACGATTTCCCCGATCCAGCAGATCTCTACTGGAAATACATAGACTTGGCAACATTGATTTTGCTGTACGTTTTGCCACTCTTGATCATTTCCGTTGCCTATACAACGGTGGCCAAGAGGCTCTGGCGGCGCAACACCATAGGGGACGTCACAACCGAGCAGTATTTCGCCcacaaaagaaagaagaaaacgaCCATTAAAATGCTCATGATGGTCGTTGTGGTCTTTGCCGTGTGCTGGTTCCCCTTAAACTGTTATGTCGTCCTTATATCGAGCCAAACAATTCGCAGCAGCCACGCGCTCTATTTCACCTTTCATTGGTTTGCCATGAGCAGCACGTGCTACAACCCGTTTATTTACTGTTGGCTAAATGAAAAATTTAGGTCGGAGCTGAAGTACTTGATGAACATTTGCAAGAAGAAGCAGCGGGTGGAGGAGCATATGCTCCCATCGACAGACCCTGGTCACAGAACCGCCTGGTCAGAAAGCAACAGGAACTATACTAGAGCCAAGGCTTCCCAGAGCCTCAGGTCAACCAGCAACATCCAGTCAGGAAAGACAGATATCTCAGCAGTAGAGCCCATTGTAGCAGTTACCTAA
- the LOC117972785 gene encoding G-protein coupled receptor 83-like isoform X2 produces MMTRHMWLFLTYLASTFQKSEGLFNDTFFKGTYEAANNWSRSFTLDNNTLADWQILLGKRKYEAESQNPTIKALLIVAYSFIIVISLFGNILVCHVVIKNKRMHSATSLFIVNLAIADILITILNTPFTLVRFVNSTWVFGKSMCHISRFVQYCSLHVSTLTLTAIALDRHQVILHPLKPRMSTARGVACIAFIWIMASCFSLPHAIYQKLFTFSYSKDTIRSLCVHDFPDPADLYWKYIDLATLILLYVLPLLIISVAYTTVAKRLWRRNTIGDVTTEQYFAHKRKKKTTIKMLMMVVVVFAVCWFPLNCYVVLISSQTIRSSHALYFTFHWFAMSSTCYNPFIYCWLNEKFRSELKYLMNICKKKQRVEEHMLPSTDPGHRTAWSESNRNYTRAKASQSLRSTSNIQSGKTDISAVEPIVAVT; encoded by the exons ATGATGACCCGGCACATGTGGCTGTTCCTGACATATTTGGCTTCTACTTTCCAAAAATCGGAGGGTCTTTTTAACGACACTTTCTTTAAAGGGACTTATGAAGCCGCAAACAATTGGTCCAGATCCTTTACTTTAGACAATAATACGCTAGCTGACTGGCAAATTTTGTTAGGCAAAAGAAAATATGAAGCGGAGTCACAAAACCCCACAATTAAAGCCCTGCTAATTGTTGCATATTCCTTCATTATTGTGATATCTCTTTTTGGAAATATCCTTGTTTGCCATGTCGTGATAAAGAACAAAAGGATGCATTCTGCCACTAGTTTATTCATTGTGAATCTTGCTATAGCGGATATATTAATAACGATTTTGAATACCCCCTTTACTTTG GTTCGTTTTGTGAACAGTACCTGGGTGTTTGGAAAGAGTATGTGTCACATCAGTAGGTTTGTCCAGTATTGCTCACTGCATGTCTCTACACTGACACTGACTGCGATCGCTTTGGATAGACATCAG GTAATTTTGCACCCTTTAAAGCCCAGAATGTCAACTGCGCGGGGAGTGGCCTGCATCGCTTTCATCTGGATCATGGCCAGTTGTTTTTCCTTGCCGCATGCCATTTATCAAAAGCTGTTCACGTTTTCCTACAG CAAGGATACCATCCGAAGCCTATGTGTCCACGATTTCCCCGATCCAGCAGATCTCTACTGGAAATACATAGACTTGGCAACATTGATTTTGCTGTACGTTTTGCCACTCTTGATCATTTCCGTTGCCTATACAACGGTGGCCAAGAGGCTCTGGCGGCGCAACACCATAGGGGACGTCACAACCGAGCAGTATTTCGCCcacaaaagaaagaagaaaacgaCCATTAAAATGCTCATGATGGTCGTTGTGGTCTTTGCCGTGTGCTGGTTCCCCTTAAACTGTTATGTCGTCCTTATATCGAGCCAAACAATTCGCAGCAGCCACGCGCTCTATTTCACCTTTCATTGGTTTGCCATGAGCAGCACGTGCTACAACCCGTTTATTTACTGTTGGCTAAATGAAAAATTTAGGTCGGAGCTGAAGTACTTGATGAACATTTGCAAGAAGAAGCAGCGGGTGGAGGAGCATATGCTCCCATCGACAGACCCTGGTCACAGAACCGCCTGGTCAGAAAGCAACAGGAACTATACTAGAGCCAAGGCTTCCCAGAGCCTCAGGTCAACCAGCAACATCCAGTCAGGAAAGACAGATATCTCAGCAGTAGAGCCCATTGTAGCAGTTACCTAA